The following DNA comes from Girardinichthys multiradiatus isolate DD_20200921_A chromosome 2, DD_fGirMul_XY1, whole genome shotgun sequence.
CACCTCGAATACTCCTTCACTAAAGTGAAActtggtggtggcatcatcatgctgtggggcaaTTCTTTGCAAGCAGAAACAGGGAAGAagggtggagctaaatacagatcAAACCTGGGGGAAACCTATACTGAGGCAGCTTCTAGCAGGATACAAACcgaaacatacaaccagagttACATTtgaatggttcagatcaaagtaTTTTCAGCATtcaaatggcctagtcaaattccacaccaaaatacatttaagaacCTGCGATAAGgtttgaaatgttaaaaaaaaaagaacatttcaatTTCTAGTTGTCCAAAGCTGAAATACCCCAAATGACATCtaaagatggttttataaagtATAAAAATGCACACtagatttttcagattttcagatcatttaaaattcagataaaatacactaaagtatGTGATTGTAATTATAATGTGAAGTAACATGACAAAGGTTAAtgtgtgtgaatacttttgcaaagccctAAAATAATTGGCTATGGTTTGAGCTTCATAAATGCAATCACTTGTATTTATTGTCTGAAGACGTTGTCAATTTTTTCGGGGGAGATTTTCTTTTCTGgtcattcaaataaaaataaaaaacttttgttAGTTTACCATTTCTACCAGAAATGTACAGTCTGTATAGTAAATAAATCTGTTTGCTGCTGCAtcaacataacatttttttgAGTTGTGAAGACTCAATAATTGTTCTGTATAATGAAATACTTGTTATCTGCAACCCTGTGGACAGTAATTATTCATGCACTAGAATGGGTATTAGCCCGTTAGattaattattttacaataaaactCCAGAGAAATGTTTACCAAAGAGTATGGGAAGTCTATGATTTCTTCACATTGTAGTTGTAAAGTCTTTTTAGATTATAACACCGGAATGTTCCCTGGATTAAAGTAATTAATACATACTGACTTTATGAAATAAGCAAAACTATAGAATAAATAAGTGAATCACAATAACATCAGCATAactcaaaaaaacacaaaattaatatCAACTTTCTTCCCCACTGATTCTCACTTAGATTCAGGTCtgaactttaactaggccattctacCACATGAATCTACATTGATACAAGTATAGGTTTATTGTCGTGCTGGAAGCCAACCCAGCCTCAAGCCTTATGCAGCATCTGAAAGGTTTTCTTTCTTGGTTCTCAGTTGTTAGATATAAGGGAAAATTACTTttccacatagggccaggtgggtttggatagcttttttcccttaatcaATGAAACCATTAtttgaaaaacactttttatatttattcgggttatctttgtctaatacTAAAATTTAAttcatgatctgaaacatttaagtgtggcaTGAAGCAAATAAGGGGAAAAATactacaaaacaataataaaagtcTTGAAATTATGTTAGGGATTCTGTTATTGATGAACCACCCCACGTTTTTAATGGGCCCCATCTGGCCACCCCATTGAGAACTTGGTGGCGCCTCGAAATTACCCCTAATACATTTGAACTTGTTGACTTAACAGGAAACTGTTTCAATTGGGGATGTTACAAGGATTTGTGCAGGGAGAACAAAGCAAACTGCATTTCTTATCACTTTCTTCTATCAAAGACTGATGCACAAGAGCATAAACCAGTTCACCTTCAGCTACCTGCTGGCCTCACTATACCAGTCACAGGTTATCCTGAAATGCCCCCTGTCTGATCCAGCAGATCAGACCCCCCACACGCAGAAAAATCCGGGCCAATCCCATACTGAGGAATTAAAACAAAGTGTCGCTGCACCGTCTCTCGGTGTGTCTGCTGTGTTTATGATCCGAGCTTGCGCACTGAGCGCGTCCATTGTCTAGCCAGCGGCAGCGGCGGCGGCGGCGGTGAGGAGCGGAGAGGAGCGCCCGATCTGAGCGCAGGGGAGCGGCTTCACTGTGACCCCGATCTCCGGGGAGGGGgataggaggaggaggaaaagtgTCTTCTGGTTGGAGCTCACCGGACCGGACCAGCGCACGGTGACGACGTCATTTATTTCCAAGACAGAccgtcttttattttttctggctGTCAGACAGACAGCAACAGTTGTCACGATGTCTGAGATCAGATGAGTGGAGAGCGGCGGAGTAAAGACTGCGGCGCTCCTGTGATCCGGGCCGGTCGGGGTTGATTCAGCCGTCTGAAGCAGCTGGGACAGCGCCGGGGAGCGGCGTGCATCTGTTTAACCTTGCAGGGATTTGGTTCGGCTCGGCATCCACCCCTTTGGTtgtatttattataattatattaaaataatttgtctgCGGTGAGGTGAATCTTAGCGTCAACTGGCTCATGTTCCGCTCAGCAGGGAAACGGGCTGTTGCGTCTGCAGAGAGTCAGAGCTGACGAGTCTGCTGAGACACACCGACAGACAAGCAGGGAGACAGGCACGCAGGCCAAGAGACAGACAGGAGGGAAGGGGGGCACAGCCTGTTTGGGCTCTCTCGACCCCTTTTCGGATCGAGCAACCCAGaacccccacccacccacccatttTTCTCCAGTTTTGGATGGGGGGAAAGCAGAGCACAGCAGGGCGGCCCCGGGGTGCTTTTCCCGGCGTCTCTTCGGATGACAGCGCGGTGCCACCCTCGGCCCACTTTGGTCACTACCGGCCGAGCGGCACCATGGGCCTGCGGAGCCGCTCGGTGAGCTCCGTGGCCGGCATGGGCATCGACCACAGCTCCTCCGTGCCCTTCGGCTTCTACACCCCCAGAGGGACGGACTCGGACCGAGCCGGGGGGGGGTCGGGGGGCACTACGGCCGCCTCCCACGGAACCGGCTACCAGGACACTGGGGGCGGCGGGCATCACACCGACGGGGTGCTCTATTTGGGGTCCAGGGGGTCGCTGGCTGACACCTTACCTCTGCATATTGCACCCCGCTGGTTCAGCGCGCATAGCGGTAAGATCTgccgcacaaacacacacagacacgcacACAACCAGCTGGCTTGATTACAAGTGTGGCAACAGAAAGTTTTTACGTGGGTTCCTAGATGAGGTTCACAGAAAATGTTTGGGTGGCACACAAACACTGAGTTTCATATTAGAATTATTAGAGAGTGAccataaaataataatgattaAAAGTAAAGTCATTacgaatagaaaataaaaataatactgtCTTGGCATTTAGGGGATAGGAATGTGAATTCTGAAATACTTCATTATAGTAAAGGAAAAAATGACAGACagtaaaagattaaaaataaacatgtctTAAAcgcatatttataaaaaaatgtgcATAAACTGCCTCAGTCAGGTATGGTTGGAGATGTGGCCATTACCCACTTCTCCCTGATAACATACAACTTATTACAAGCAGGGGCTGCCTACGAAGTGTTTAAaggagaggggggggggggggggtcagatgGGAGCCACTTAAGAATCTTTTAGAGTCTTATACTCTCATcataaattacataaaataaaaaatataaatacataataatATTTGTCTTAAATAGGGTGATGAGGGATCAgcataaatggagaaaaacagccgaccaagtaaaaaaaaaagtgacttgTCTTCCCTTCTCTTAaattcatgtttaaaaatgGAAGCTGCAAATAAAATGCGAATTTATGGATTAGAAACTAGCCACCGTTGACCCCTCCAACCCACCCTATTCCATCCCCTTGGAGGCGCCActctgccagacattcccaaGCACCTACAATTTATCTACCTACTGCTGAATAACACCAATGTGGCACGATAACATTTCTCACCAGTAAAGGAACTTCAGCCATAGGATTCACTGAGAAGTCTGCTTCTTCTTGCATCTAAATGACACATATTTTGATGACACATATTTTGTTCCTTCTGCAGATTTAGTCTGAAAGTGAAACTACTAAAACACCCACATTAATGCACTGTTTATAGGTCATATTTAAGGGTCTGACTGTCACCACTGCACCATCTGCATAGGTCATTCCATGTTGTGTGAAATGACACTAATAAGCCTGTTGCCAAATCTGGCTGAGTCAATTAGCTGTGCGATTAGAGTGGAAGGAGGGGGGAGAGGGAAGGAGGAGGACGAGGCTGGAGAACTGAGGGTTGAAAGCGTTGTTCCCGCTCGCTAATCTTCAGCTCACTTATCTCCACAATATGGCTCTGTTTTTGAGTGAACACACCTGTGCAAACACAAATAAAGGCCTGCACATGCACAGGGTAACCCATCAGCTTACCTTACTGGTAGGTGGATATCAGCTGATCCCTAAACATAAAGTTCCTTGCGGAGGTATCTTAAAAATTCGTTCTGTTACAACCAACAATGTcattgtattttgttgggattttatgtgatagagcaacagaAAGTGGGGTATAATggtgaagcagaaggaaaattgtacatgtttttaaaaatgttttacataaaaaaaaaatggtgtgCACATTTTTTCAGCCTCCTTTAATGTATataaaaatccagtgcaaaacattttctttagaaGTCACATAACTAGTAAATAGGATCCacctttgtgtaatttattcttagTATATAGCCAgctcttctgtgaaggccttggGGTTTGtctgagaacattagtgaacaaacagcatcatgaagagcagggaacacagcagatagaTCAAGGATAAAGATGTGGAGAAAGttaaagcaaaataaagttattaaacaatatcccaagctttgaacttttcacagagctctgttcaatccatcatcagttttaaaacattaattagAGAACAGGCCAAGAGCTCCAATGTGTCTCAGGAgaagagtggcaggaagaaagctgctgttgaaagaaagccataagaagtaaTCAACTGCAAACATGTGGTAAAAGATGCCCCGTTTAGATTAGATGACATTTTTTTACACCTAAAATCTATTTTTGgcagaaaaccaacactgaaTATTACTGTACATGCACCACCGgtgtggtgaaacatggtggtggcagtgggatgcttttcttctgtgGGACAAACCAGCTGATGGCTGGCGCTAAATACAGGTGAATTATGAAAGAAAATTTAGTGGCTGCATCATACTTAAAACTGAAGCAGagggtt
Coding sequences within:
- the znrf1 gene encoding E3 ubiquitin-protein ligase znrf1, giving the protein MGGKQSTAGRPRGAFPGVSSDDSAVPPSAHFGHYRPSGTMGLRSRSVSSVAGMGIDHSSSVPFGFYTPRGTDSDRAGGGSGGTTAASHGTGYQDTGGGGHHTDGVLYLGSRGSLADTLPLHIAPRWFSAHSGFKCPVCSKSVAPNEMEVHFIMCLSKPRLSYNDDVLARDAGECVICLEELQQGDTIARLPCLCIYHKSCIDSWFEINRSCPEHPSD